From one Vicia villosa cultivar HV-30 ecotype Madison, WI unplaced genomic scaffold, Vvil1.0 ctg.000032F_1_1_3, whole genome shotgun sequence genomic stretch:
- the LOC131622603 gene encoding 2-oxoglutarate-dependent dioxygenase 19-like — protein MASVSTNISSIKAFAESNGASPIPSNYHSAIEIDNVADHLAASIPVIDFSLLTSDDPETHTKAVDELGKACAEWGFFMLINHGVPESLMEELMKKSREFHDLPMEEKKEFCDNGEPFSPIRHGTSFHPPAENVHYWRDFLKVLTAPEFIFPHKPSGYREVAFEYCQKITCVARKLIQGISESLGLESNCIIESSDFDSGLQNLAVNLYPPCPQPHLALGMPSHSDVGFLTFLIQNGIGGLQVKHEGKWINVNPISNCLVVNIGDQLEAVSNGKYSSVLHRAILNNKDTRVSVVVVNGPALDNEIGPVSKLLEKEKEKPLFKTIKYRDYFLVQQKSRLSDGRALDQIRYSA, from the exons ATGGCTTCAGTTTCTACCAATATATCAAGCATTAAAGCCTTTGCTGAATCAAACGGAGCCTCTCCAATCCCTTCCAATTACCATTCCGCTATAGAAATTGATAATGTTGCAGACCACCTTGCAGCTTCCATTCCAGTCATTGATTTTTCTCTCCTCACTTCAGATGACCCTGAAACCCATACCAAAGCTGTTGATGAACTCGGCAAGGCATGCGCTGAATGGGGTTTCTTCATG CTCATAAATCATGGGGTTCCCGAGAGTCTAATGGAAGAGTTGATGAAAAAATCTCGCGAGTTTCATGATTTGCCGATGGAGGAAAAGAAGGAGTTTTGTGATAACGGTGAGCCTTTTTCACCCATCAGGCATGGGACTAGCTTCCATCCTCCAGCAGAGAATGTTCATTATTGGAGAGATTTTCTCAAAGTCTTAACGGCTCCCGAGTTCATTTTTCCTCATAAACCATCAGGTTACAG GGAGGTTGCGTTTGAGTATTGCCAAAAAATCACATGTGTAGCTAGGAAATTAATTCAAGGAATATCAGAGAGTTTGGGATTAGAATCCAATTGCATAATTGAATCCTCTGATTTTGATTCTGGCTTACAAAACCTTGCTGTAAATTTATACCCTCCATGTCCACAACCACACCTTGCTCTTGGCATGCCTTCACATTCTGATGTTGGCTTCTTAACCTTTCTCATTCAAAATGGAATTGGAGGACTTCAAGTTAAACATGAGGGCAAATGGATCAATGTCAATCCCATTTCCAATTGTCTAGTTGTCAATATTGGAGACCAACTTGAG GCTGTGAGTAATGGGAAGTACTCAAGTGTGTTACATCGTGCAATTTTGAACAACAAAGACACTAGGGTTAGTGTTGTGGTGGTGAATGGACCCGCACTAGATAACGAAATTGGACCTGTTTCTAAATTATtggagaaagaaaaagagaagccgTTGTTTAAAACTATCAAGTATCGTGATTATTTTCTTGTTCAGCAGAAGTCACGATTGTCAGATGGAAGAGCCTTGGACCAGATTAGATATAGTGCATAA